The sequence below is a genomic window from Rhodococcus sp. 4CII.
AGAGTTCGGAATGCCTGCGCTCGAACAAGGCGCCGGCGATGTAGTACCTAACCTGATACTTGACGCGATACCGACAGGGCCCACCCTGAGCCCTTCGAAATCGGACCGAACTGACGCGGGAGAACAACCATGTGCGCCGACAAGCAGCCGACCATCATCTACACGCTGACCGACGAGGCGCCGTTGCTCGCGACCTACGCCTTCATGCCGATCGTGCGCACCTTCGCCGGTGCAGCGGGTATCGAGATCGAGTCCAGCGACATCTCGGTGGCGGCGCGGATCCTGTCTGAATTCCCCGACCACCTCACCGAAGAGCAGCGCGTTCCGGACAACCTGGCCGAGCTGGGTCGCCTGACGCAGCTCCCCGATACGAACATCATCAAGCTGCCCAACATCAGCGCGTCCGTGCCGCAACTCCTGGCCGCCATCAAGGAACTGCAGGGCAAGGGCTTCAAGGTTCCCAATTTTCCGGACGACCCCAAGACCGACGAGGAACGCGACATCCGGCAGCGCTACGGCAAGATCCTCGGCAGCGCGGTCAACCCGGTCCTGCGTGAGGGCAACTCCGACCGCCGTGCACCCCGAGCGGTGAAGGAGTACGTCCGCAAGCACCCGCACAGCATGGGCGAATGGTCGATGGCCTCACGCAGCCACGTCGCGCACATGCGGCACGGCGACTTCTACCACGGTGAGAAGTCGATGACGCTGGACCGGCCGCGCAAGGTCCGGATGGAACTGGTGACCAAGGGTGGCGAGACGATCATCCTCAAGTCCGAGGTGGACCTGGGGGAGGGCGACGTCATGGACAGCATGTTCATGAGCAAGAAGGCGTTGCTCGACTTCTACGAGGAGCAGATGGAGGATGCGCGCAAGACGGGCGTGATGTTCTCCCTCCACGTCAAGGCGACGATGATGAAGGTCTCGCACCCCATCGTCTTCGGCCACGCGGTGAAGACGTTCTACAAGGATGCGTTCGCCAAGCATCAGGCGCTGTTCGACGAACTGGGCGTCAATGTCAACAACGGCCTCGGCGACCTCTACGACAAGATCGCGACGCTGCCCAGCACGCAGCGCGAGGAGATCGTTCAGGACCTGCACGACTGCCATGAGCATCGCCCCGAGCTGGCTATGGTCGACTCGGCTCGCGGCATCTCCAACTTCCATTCGCCCAGCGACGTGATCGTGGACGCCTCCATGCCGGCGATGATCCGCTCGGGCGGCAAGATGTACGGGGCCGACGGACGGCCCAAGGACGCCAAGGCAGTGATGCCCGAGTCCACCTTCGCGCGTATCTACCAGGAGATCATCAACTTCTGTAAGACCAATGGCGCGTTCGACCCGACGACCATGGGCACCGTCCCCAACGTCGGGCTGATGGCACAAAAGGCCGAGGAGTACGGCTCGCACGACAAGACCTTCGAGATCCCGGAAGAGGGCGACGCCAACTTCGTGGACGTCGACTCCGGTGAGGTGCTGCTCACCCAGCACGTCGAGGCCGGCGACATCTGGCGCATGTGCACCGTCAAGGACGCCCCGATCCGCGACTGGGTCAAACTCGCGGTCACCCGGGCGCGCAACTCCGGCATGCCGGTCCTGTTCTGGCTCGACCCGTACCGTCCGCACGAGAACGAGCTGATCAAGAAGGTCGAACTGTACCTGCAGGATCACGACACCGAGGGCCTCGACATCCAGATCATGTCGCAGGTGCGCTCCATGCGGTACACGCTGGAGCGGCTGATCCGCGGGATGGACACCATCGCCGCCACCGGCAACATCCTGCGCGACTACCTCACCGACCTGTTCCCGATCCTGGAACTCGGCACGAGCGCCAAGATGCTGTCGATCGTGCCGCTGATGGCCGGCGGCGGAATGTACGAGACGGGCGCCGGCGGCTCGGCGCCCAAGCACGTCAAGCAGCTGGTCGAGGAGAACCACCTGCGCTGGGATTCGCTCGGTGAGTTCCTGGCGTTGGCCGTCAGCCTGGAGGAGCTCGGCATCAAGACCGAC
It includes:
- a CDS encoding NADP-dependent isocitrate dehydrogenase, producing the protein MCADKQPTIIYTLTDEAPLLATYAFMPIVRTFAGAAGIEIESSDISVAARILSEFPDHLTEEQRVPDNLAELGRLTQLPDTNIIKLPNISASVPQLLAAIKELQGKGFKVPNFPDDPKTDEERDIRQRYGKILGSAVNPVLREGNSDRRAPRAVKEYVRKHPHSMGEWSMASRSHVAHMRHGDFYHGEKSMTLDRPRKVRMELVTKGGETIILKSEVDLGEGDVMDSMFMSKKALLDFYEEQMEDARKTGVMFSLHVKATMMKVSHPIVFGHAVKTFYKDAFAKHQALFDELGVNVNNGLGDLYDKIATLPSTQREEIVQDLHDCHEHRPELAMVDSARGISNFHSPSDVIVDASMPAMIRSGGKMYGADGRPKDAKAVMPESTFARIYQEIINFCKTNGAFDPTTMGTVPNVGLMAQKAEEYGSHDKTFEIPEEGDANFVDVDSGEVLLTQHVEAGDIWRMCTVKDAPIRDWVKLAVTRARNSGMPVLFWLDPYRPHENELIKKVELYLQDHDTEGLDIQIMSQVRSMRYTLERLIRGMDTIAATGNILRDYLTDLFPILELGTSAKMLSIVPLMAGGGMYETGAGGSAPKHVKQLVEENHLRWDSLGEFLALAVSLEELGIKTDNEQAKILAKTLDAATGKLLDENKSPSRKTGELDNRGSQFYLAMYWAQALAAQTEDKELAERFAPLAEALAENEDTIVRELIEVQGEPVDIGGYYNPDREKTAAVMRPSKTLNTTLAAVQH